One Buchnera aphidicola (Anoecia corni) genomic region harbors:
- the ppa gene encoding inorganic diphosphatase — protein sequence MSIKNVTAGKNVPQDIYVIIEIPLRSFPVKYEIDKKSNCLYVDRLIPTTMFYPCNYGYINKSLSLDGDPLDVLIPTPYPLISKSIIRARTIGMLNMRDESGIDRKIIAVPHNTVSSEYNHVQEIKDLPDLLIKQIEHFFLHYKDLEGEKWTKIVGWSDCTEAEKEIISSIIRFNNVKKK from the coding sequence ATGAGTATTAAAAATGTTACTGCAGGAAAAAATGTTCCACAAGATATATACGTCATTATTGAAATTCCGTTGCGTTCTTTTCCAGTAAAGTATGAAATTGATAAAAAATCAAATTGTTTGTATGTTGATAGATTAATTCCCACTACTATGTTTTATCCTTGTAATTATGGATACATTAATAAATCTTTATCATTAGATGGTGATCCTTTAGATGTTTTAATTCCTACTCCTTATCCTTTAATTTCTAAATCTATAATTAGAGCAAGAACTATAGGTATGTTAAATATGCGAGATGAATCAGGAATTGATAGAAAAATTATAGCTGTTCCACATAATACTGTATCATCGGAATATAATCATGTTCAAGAAATAAAGGATTTACCTGATTTATTAATAAAGCAAATAGAACATTTTTTCTTACATTATAAAGATCTAGAAGGAGAAAAATGGACTAAAATAGTTGGGTGGAGTGATTGTACTGAAGCGGAGAAAGAAATTATTTCTTCTATTATTAGATTTAATAATGTTAAAAAAAAATAG
- the pmbA gene encoding metalloprotease PmbA, producing MYRLERILKKEKRLKLKMKKILEYTSKKPLLIESYIDHTFGYNVLVRNQNIEIIEFNQDSIFNINVYSNQKKGSSSSSDLSYLSMKNTFKSACNIAKNSFIDRYNQLPEKKLLVTNPKNLFLLHVDNITINQAINLVINTEKISLNYDKKIVNSEGANFFYSITIKIIGNSLGLLSSYCSSLYSLSNGIIAKNNDGMQRDYSYSINRNFKKLKGPNWIGKKSAKYAIRRLSPQKIQTTFLPIILSSNISKSLFFHLAESISGINIYNKSSFLLNSLNKKILPDWCSILEDPNILGGLGSKPFDAEGVKTKRKFIVEKGILKTWILNNYSSNRLNLKNTGNSGGIHNWIIINNNRSYSFKNLLKIMNTGLLITELLGNGIDLITGNYSRGAVGFYVKNGNIQFPVDGITISGNLKKIFNNIKYISTDINVNSKIHCGSLLIEKIHISGI from the coding sequence ATGTATCGTCTTGAAAGAATATTAAAAAAAGAAAAACGACTAAAATTAAAAATGAAAAAAATACTAGAATACACTAGTAAAAAACCATTATTAATTGAATCATATATTGACCATACTTTTGGTTATAATGTTTTAGTAAGAAATCAAAATATAGAAATAATAGAATTTAATCAGGATTCTATTTTTAATATTAACGTATATTCTAATCAAAAAAAGGGTTCTTCATCTTCTTCTGATTTATCTTATCTGTCTATGAAAAACACCTTTAAATCTGCATGTAATATTGCAAAAAACAGCTTTATAGATAGATATAATCAACTGCCTGAAAAAAAATTATTAGTAACTAATCCAAAAAATTTATTTCTTCTACATGTAGATAATATAACAATAAATCAAGCTATTAATTTAGTAATAAATACTGAAAAAATATCTCTAAACTATGACAAAAAAATAGTAAATAGCGAAGGAGCAAATTTTTTTTATTCAATTACTATTAAAATAATAGGTAATAGTTTAGGTTTATTATCATCATACTGTTCTTCTCTATATTCTTTATCCAATGGAATTATAGCTAAAAATAATGATGGAATGCAAAGAGATTATTCTTATTCTATAAATAGAAACTTTAAAAAACTTAAAGGACCAAATTGGATAGGAAAAAAATCAGCAAAATATGCTATACGTCGACTATCTCCTCAAAAAATTCAAACTACTTTTTTACCAATCATATTATCTTCAAACATTTCTAAGAGTTTATTTTTTCATTTAGCTGAATCTATTTCAGGTATTAATATATATAATAAATCTTCTTTTTTGCTGAATTCATTAAATAAAAAAATTCTTCCTGATTGGTGTTCAATATTAGAGGATCCTAATATATTAGGAGGTCTTGGATCAAAACCTTTTGACGCTGAAGGTGTTAAAACGAAACGAAAATTTATCGTAGAAAAAGGAATATTAAAAACATGGATTTTAAATAACTACTCTTCTAATAGACTTAATTTAAAAAATACAGGAAACTCTGGAGGAATACACAATTGGATTATAATCAATAACAATAGATCATATTCTTTTAAAAATTTGTTAAAAATCATGAATACTGGTTTACTAATAACAGAATTATTAGGAAATGGAATAGATTTAATTACTGGAAACTATTCTAGAGGAGCTGTTGGTTTTTACGTAAAAAATGGGAACATTCAATTTCCTGTGGATGGAATTACTATATCCGGAAATTTAAAAAAAATATTTAATAATATTAAATATATTTCTACTGACATAAATGTTAATTCTAAAATACACTGTGGTTCACTTTTAATAGAAAAAATTCATATTTCAGGAATATAA
- a CDS encoding SAM-dependent methyltransferase, translating to MYLIQKCHEEKIRVVPLPGPCAAITALSASGLSSLKFCYEGFLSSKNTKRLKRLKELKKEERTIIFYESSHRIEDSLKNMMSIFGEDRKISIAKELTKIWETIYSSSTKNVLIWLKKESLRQKGEWVIIVEGYKNVIYEKISEKIKFAYSLINEELSSKKSIEIISKLYKISKNKLYKYIFRKKMTKKKINV from the coding sequence TTGTATTTAATACAAAAATGTCATGAAGAAAAAATTCGAGTTGTTCCATTACCTGGTCCTTGCGCTGCTATAACAGCTTTAAGCGCATCTGGTTTGTCTTCTTTAAAATTTTGTTACGAAGGATTTTTATCTTCAAAAAATACTAAAAGATTAAAAAGATTAAAGGAGTTAAAAAAAGAAGAAAGAACTATTATTTTTTACGAATCTTCTCATAGAATTGAAGACAGTTTAAAAAATATGATGAGTATTTTTGGGGAAGATAGAAAAATAAGTATTGCAAAAGAATTAACAAAAATATGGGAGACTATTTACAGTTCTTCTACTAAAAATGTTCTAATATGGTTAAAAAAAGAATCTTTAAGGCAAAAAGGAGAGTGGGTGATTATTGTAGAAGGATATAAAAATGTAATATATGAAAAAATATCTGAAAAAATAAAATTCGCTTATTCTTTAATCAACGAAGAATTATCGTCCAAAAAATCTATAGAAATAATTTCTAAACTTTATAAAATAAGTAAAAATAAGTTATATAAATATATTTTTAGAAAAAAGATGACAAAAAAAAAAATAAATGTATAA
- the tal gene encoding transaldolase: protein MNQLNLLKKMSTIVADTSDIESIKKYKPQDATTNPSIILKSVNSKKYNYIIEKSIKYAKKKSSIKQTIAQLASDKVAINFGKEILKYIPGRISTEIDARYSFNCHLSVKKAKEIINMYEEEGIEKSKILIKLAATWEGIKATEALEKQGINCNLTLIFSLSQARAAADVGAFLISPFVGRIYDWYMQKNNINLYNAERDPGVLSVRKIYQFYKERSYKTIVMAASFRKIEQILALSGCDYLTISPELLKLLKNNQQDTLEQKLEPIFNKKSKKYMLSHSEFLFEHNENPMAVEKLSEGIRYFSNDRIELEKIIYKKLKSL from the coding sequence ATGAATCAACTAAATTTATTAAAAAAAATGAGTACAATTGTTGCTGATACAAGTGATATAGAATCTATAAAAAAATATAAACCCCAAGATGCTACTACTAATCCATCTATTATACTTAAATCAGTAAATTCTAAAAAATATAACTATATTATCGAAAAATCTATAAAATATGCAAAAAAAAAATCTAGTATAAAACAAACTATTGCACAATTAGCTAGTGATAAAGTAGCTATTAATTTTGGAAAAGAAATTTTAAAATATATACCTGGTCGTATTTCTACCGAAATAGACGCTCGATATTCATTTAACTGTCATCTTTCAGTAAAAAAAGCAAAAGAAATAATAAATATGTATGAAGAAGAAGGTATTGAAAAATCAAAGATATTAATCAAATTAGCGGCAACATGGGAAGGTATAAAAGCAACAGAAGCTCTAGAAAAACAAGGAATTAATTGTAATTTAACCTTAATTTTTTCACTATCACAAGCTAGAGCAGCTGCTGATGTAGGAGCTTTTTTAATATCTCCTTTTGTAGGAAGAATTTATGATTGGTATATGCAAAAAAATAATATAAATCTATATAATGCAGAAAGAGATCCAGGAGTATTATCCGTTCGAAAAATCTATCAATTTTATAAAGAAAGATCTTATAAAACTATTGTTATGGCTGCTAGTTTTAGAAAAATAGAACAAATACTAGCATTGTCTGGTTGTGACTATTTAACTATATCTCCAGAACTTTTAAAATTATTAAAAAATAATCAGCAAGATACATTAGAACAAAAATTAGAACCTATCTTTAATAAAAAATCTAAAAAATACATGCTATCTCATTCAGAATTCTTATTTGAACATAATGAAAACCCTATGGCTGTAGAAAAATTATCAGAAGGAATTAGATATTTTTCAAATGATAGAATAGAATTAGAAAAAATTATTTATAAAAAATTAAAAAGCTTATAA
- the tkt gene encoding transketolase, translating into MKFRKNLANAIRFLSIDAVEKAKSGHPGMPMGMADIAEVLWRNFIKHNPENPQWDNRDRFVLSNGHGSMLLYSVLHLSGYKLSIDDLKNFRQLHSKTPGHPEIGYTPGIDTTTGPLGQGLATAIGMAIAEKTLSASFNKLNYNIIDHYTWVFVGDGCLMEGISHESCSLAGTLKLNKLIVFYDNNGISIDGNVKKWFSDDTKKRFESYNWNVISEIDGHDSNQIFNAIQKAKNIKNKPSLIICNTIIGYGSPNKSGTAEVHGAPLGTEEILLTRKKLNWNHPPFHIPKDVYFHWNFKEKGKQLESNWNKLFQKYEKNYPNLAQEYKRRMSQILPNNWNDEMNKTIHFLNSNKQNLSTRQSSQNILEKCGKLLPELLGGSADLAPSNLTKWSKSVSITDKPNGNYIHYGVREFSMTAISNGISQHKGFIPYSATFLIFMEYARNAVRMAALMNVRHLLIYTHDSIGLGEDGPTHQPIEQISNLRSIPNMHVWRPSDQVETAIAWKLAIERKNGPSALILSRQNLIQPSRTREQIDNISRGGYIIYDCTQTPEIILISTGSELNITLQASKKLTNLGYFIRVVSMPCTNIFDKQDKKYKNYVFPKQITSRIAIEAGISDFWYKYVGLKGFVIGMNSFGESAPCEKLYQHFGITVETIVKKAKDLLLKVDKST; encoded by the coding sequence ATGAAATTTAGAAAAAATTTAGCAAACGCAATTAGATTTTTAAGTATAGACGCTGTTGAAAAAGCAAAATCAGGTCACCCTGGAATGCCTATGGGAATGGCTGATATTGCTGAAGTATTATGGAGAAATTTTATAAAACACAATCCTGAAAATCCTCAATGGGATAATCGAGATCGATTTGTTTTATCCAATGGACATGGATCTATGTTGTTGTATAGCGTACTACATCTTTCTGGATATAAATTATCTATAGATGACTTAAAAAATTTCAGACAACTGCATTCTAAAACTCCAGGACATCCTGAAATAGGATATACTCCTGGAATAGATACTACTACTGGACCATTAGGACAAGGATTAGCTACAGCTATAGGTATGGCTATAGCTGAAAAAACTTTAAGTGCTTCCTTTAATAAATTAAACTACAATATAATCGACCATTATACATGGGTTTTTGTAGGAGATGGTTGTTTAATGGAAGGAATTTCTCATGAATCTTGTTCATTAGCAGGAACCCTAAAACTAAACAAATTAATTGTATTTTATGATAATAATGGAATTTCTATTGATGGAAATGTAAAGAAATGGTTTTCTGATGACACAAAAAAACGTTTTGAATCTTATAATTGGAACGTTATTTCAGAAATAGATGGACACGATTCTAACCAAATATTCAATGCTATACAAAAAGCTAAAAATATTAAAAATAAACCATCTTTAATTATCTGCAATACTATTATCGGTTATGGATCTCCAAATAAGTCAGGAACTGCTGAAGTTCATGGAGCCCCCTTAGGAACAGAAGAAATATTATTAACTAGAAAAAAATTAAACTGGAACCATCCTCCCTTTCATATTCCTAAAGATGTATATTTCCATTGGAATTTTAAAGAAAAAGGAAAACAATTAGAATCTAATTGGAACAAATTATTTCAGAAATATGAAAAAAATTATCCTAATCTAGCTCAAGAATACAAACGCAGAATGAGTCAAATTTTACCTAATAATTGGAACGACGAAATGAATAAAACTATTCATTTTTTAAATTCTAATAAACAAAATTTATCTACAAGACAATCTTCACAAAACATTCTAGAAAAATGCGGTAAACTATTACCTGAATTATTAGGAGGATCAGCTGATTTAGCTCCAAGTAATCTTACTAAATGGTCTAAATCTGTATCTATAACAGATAAACCAAATGGAAATTATATTCATTATGGAGTACGCGAATTTTCAATGACTGCTATATCTAATGGAATATCGCAACACAAAGGTTTTATACCTTATTCTGCTACTTTTTTAATATTTATGGAATATGCAAGAAATGCTGTCCGCATGGCTGCTTTGATGAATGTAAGACATTTATTAATATATACTCATGATTCAATTGGATTAGGAGAAGACGGTCCGACTCATCAACCAATAGAACAAATTTCTAACTTACGATCAATACCTAATATGCATGTATGGAGACCGAGTGATCAAGTAGAAACTGCTATTGCTTGGAAATTAGCCATTGAAAGAAAAAATGGACCTTCAGCTTTAATATTATCACGTCAGAATTTAATTCAACCTTCTCGTACAAGGGAACAAATAGATAATATTTCACGAGGAGGATATATTATTTATGATTGTACCCAAACACCAGAAATTATACTTATTTCTACTGGATCTGAACTAAATATTACTTTACAAGCGTCAAAAAAATTAACTAATTTAGGATATTTTATTCGAGTAGTATCTATGCCTTGCACTAATATATTCGATAAACAAGACAAAAAATATAAAAACTATGTTTTTCCTAAACAAATAACTTCAAGAATAGCTATTGAAGCTGGAATTTCTGATTTTTGGTATAAATATGTTGGATTAAAAGGATTTGTTATTGGAATGAATTCGTTTGGAGAATCAGCACCATGTGAAAAATTATATCAACATTTTGGTATTACAGTAGAAACAATAGTTAAAAAAGCTAAAGATTTACTATTAAAAGTTGATAAATCTACTTAA
- the dapE gene encoding succinyl-diaminopimelate desuccinylase, with protein sequence MTCPIVQLASELISIPSISPNDNGCQNILIHKLKKIGFTIEQMNENSTNNFWAYRGIGKTLTFLGHTDVVPPGKTLQWNTNPFNPTIKNNRLYGRGSADMKGSIAAMIIAVERFVLKHSNYNGRISFIITSDEESKATHGTIKVVKKLISRNEKIDYCVIGEPTSDTVLGDTLKNGRRGSLTGKIKIFGTQGHVAYPNLADNPIHKSLLFLHELTCIKWDSGNKYFDKTNLEIVTITSGNKINNMIPGEITIIFNIRFNTETTVKSIKVKIFNLLNKFNLKNNIIWTLSGLPFLTKNSSLVNIVLNSIKKYSCKNPKVSTSGGTSDGRFIALMKPEIVELGLVNKTIHKVNEYTKISDLKLLTLIYENILKKILL encoded by the coding sequence ATGACATGTCCAATAGTACAATTAGCAAGTGAACTTATCTCTATCCCTTCTATTAGTCCAAATGACAACGGATGTCAAAATATTCTTATACATAAATTAAAAAAAATTGGTTTTACTATAGAACAAATGAATGAGAATTCTACAAATAATTTCTGGGCTTATCGTGGAATAGGAAAAACTTTAACTTTTCTAGGTCATACCGACGTAGTCCCTCCTGGAAAAACTCTTCAATGGAATACTAATCCTTTTAATCCTACAATAAAAAACAATAGACTGTACGGAAGAGGATCAGCAGATATGAAAGGATCTATAGCTGCTATGATAATAGCAGTGGAAAGATTTGTTTTAAAACATTCAAATTATAATGGTAGAATCTCTTTTATAATAACTTCTGATGAAGAATCTAAAGCAACCCATGGAACTATAAAAGTAGTAAAAAAACTTATTTCAAGAAATGAAAAAATAGATTATTGTGTTATTGGAGAACCGACTAGTGATACTGTTTTAGGAGATACATTAAAAAATGGAAGAAGAGGATCTTTAACTGGAAAAATTAAAATCTTCGGAACACAAGGACATGTTGCTTATCCCAATTTAGCTGACAATCCTATTCACAAATCATTACTATTTTTACATGAATTAACATGTATAAAATGGGACTCTGGAAATAAATATTTTGACAAAACCAATTTAGAAATTGTAACTATTACATCTGGAAATAAAATAAATAATATGATTCCAGGAGAAATAACAATTATCTTTAATATAAGATTTAATACCGAAACAACAGTTAAATCGATAAAAGTAAAAATTTTTAATTTATTAAATAAATTTAATTTAAAAAATAACATCATATGGACTTTGTCAGGATTACCTTTTTTAACAAAAAATAGTTCATTAGTAAATATAGTTCTAAATTCTATTAAAAAATATTCTTGCAAAAATCCAAAAGTATCTACTTCAGGAGGAACTTCGGATGGACGATTTATTGCATTAATGAAACCAGAAATAGTAGAACTTGGATTAGTCAATAAAACTATTCATAAAGTTAACGAATATACTAAAATATCAGACTTAAAATTACTGACTCTAATATATGAAAATATTTTAAAAAAAATACTTTTATAA